Part of the Vitis vinifera cultivar Pinot Noir 40024 chromosome 13, ASM3070453v1 genome is shown below.
TAAAAGCAACTATCAAACCAGAAATCTTTGACAACTTCCTAGACCAGGGGAATGGGCTCAATTAGTAACGATAATACACGATCCTTGGTTTCTCGATCTTGAACACCATGCCCATCTCCATACTGGTACATGCATTGGGACATCCTAGCGAGGTTTATTGCAATTCCGATAAAAGTCTGGGAGAAGGGAGATTCCATAACTCGATCTTCATTCATCTTCTTCCATGTCTCCCCAATCAAGCATTTTATGTGTTCTCGAGCGTCTTCTTCACAAGCGCCAGTTTCATGCATGTAACATTGTATGGATTTAGGAACATCTCCTCGTTTTAGTTCATCCTGAGGCAATGAAAAAAAGAACCGTTATAATTTGTTGTTCGACCTAGAAATCAAAGCAATCTTTACTGAACATGTTAATCAAAATgagaaagagaggaaaaatGCGTACGGATGAAGTTCCAAGATCATCTGAAAGGCGTAAAATAATTGATGACCAGCGGATTATATTGCAATATTGCTCCAAGCATTCCAAAGCGTCCTCGGTTATTGGATTTGTAACAAAAAAGAACGCATGAACTAGTATTACTGGTGCTGATATTGAAATCCATGCATTACTAAGGTACTCTTTCAGGGTTGGTGTATATCGCGCGTGGTACCACTTTGCCTCCAATAAGTAAGACTTACATAAATCTGCCCACTGGAGGATTAAGAATTGTATAATGAGTCCATAGTAAATAGGAGACAGaaaatttcatgaaatttaattcaaagagtACTGACACGAGTTTGGAATCCAAAACATTACCGCTTTTCTAAGATATGCGATGATGTGGGAACCTTGCTCCTTAAGAAGGTCATAAGCCATTTCATTGGTCGAGTTGTAGAGAGCAAGGAAACATATCTTCATATATTCTGGAAGTTGATCCATTGCATTGATATCCCATCTGAACatatatgaaaacaaaatatttgaggTTTTATCAAGCGGGTATTTTGGAGTTAACATGCATATACCTAAAGTATACATAGAGGAGATCCACTGCCACCAACCTGTCAACAGCATCTGTAAAGAGTTCAAGTTCCTCCAATGTTCCATAAACATCATAAACATCATCTATTGTTGTTATCATTGCATTTACTTTCGTCAACATTCTCCTACAATATCCAAACTGAGGCTCAAATATCTCCCCCACAGTCCACAAGAAATTCTCCATCAACCTGTCCCTCGCAAAGCTCAGCTTTTCTCCAAGACGTGTGCTTCTCCACCAcctataaaaatataatgtcCACAGTATTAGAATATGGTAAGTTGTATTTGGATATATCTGAAATAATATAATGTGAATATGCACATTTGCTCTTACCTGGAGGCATACTTCAGATCCTCTTGGTGCTTTGCTTGCACCATATTATAATCTAATTTTGCAAACTCAAGCAAGATGGGGTTCATGTCCTGTGATCTCTCATATGCATCTATGAACCACCTTGCCTCTAACCTTAGCATTCTCCAATGCAGTGGAAGCTCCAAAGCATGGCTCACTAGTATGGCAAGATTTTCATCTATATTTTGCTGCAGACATGCTTCAAGATGTTTTTTTGCTAAAACTCTAGCTTCTTCCAAGATACTTTCACCTTCTATGGAAAGGTAGGAAGCTTCATACAAACACAGAACTCCCTGGATATCTTCAGAAAGGCATGCCTTAAAGCCCCCCATCTCATCCTTGAAACTACTAAAAACATCTGCAATAAAAAATGCTCATTTTTTAGCTGTTATAGAGACAAAGTCAAATAAAGACCTTTACTGCTAGCAAAGAATTAGTTAAGATCTCTAAAATGCCTTAGGATGCAGTACTTCATCTTTCTGTACCAAAAATGAAGATGTTACTGATATACCTTGAGGAATGCTATACCCATTTTGTCTTAGAATTCTAAATTCAAGAGCTGTGGCATGCAAATTCTCTTTCTCCCACTTGTCATCAATGTTATGATTGCAGTACATGCTGTTCGACAGTCTCTTGATTTCATCTTCGAACTGGTAAGATATTCCAAGTCTTTGCAAGAGATCGATCACCTCAAGTTGATCCAAAGGCTGCTCCACCTTTCCCAGCATCATTTTCACCTCCCTCTTTAGTTGATCGAATCTTCCTATGCATGTTTCTCCCTGCACATATAACAATATATTCATATGCAACATCAAGCTAAAAAACGATTAAAACACATTGCTAAGAATAATGAATAGCTACCCTATAATCACTTGTTAGTGACTGGACATAGTCGTAGTCCCAAGTGGGGGCTTGATAATTTGCAGTTCGCCGTACAGTGGTTTCATAAGAAGGTCTATTGACAACCACGCATTGTACCGGATGAGCAGGCTTGCCACTAATGGATTTTCCCATCCAAAAATCCCTTCTAGGTGGCAGTAAGCTATGACTTAGAATAGAGGTTGAAGAAAGCATAAACAGAGCCATTGAGAAGAACTTAGCAAGAGCTAGCTGTAGATGATTGTTTGGGTTGGACTGGGCTCCACATTGACATCAAACTTCACCCTTTATATAGAACATGATACAAGCAAGAGGCGTGCACAAGGTCAGTTGTTGAGCCTTGCCACCAAATTCTCATGTATAATATGTGTGTttatcctttatttattttatgctgTATTGTATATCCAAATATGGGGTGGCTGTTAGGATCTTTCTATTTATCCTAGAAGTAGCAATCCCTGCCGATCACC
Proteins encoded:
- the LOC100263483 gene encoding (-)-alpha-terpineol synthase, translated to MALFMLSSTSILSHSLLPPRRDFWMGKSISGKPAHPVQCVVVNRPSYETTVRRTANYQAPTWDYDYVQSLTSDYRGETCIGRFDQLKREVKMMLGKVEQPLDQLEVIDLLQRLGISYQFEDEIKRLSNSMYCNHNIDDKWEKENLHATALEFRILRQNGYSIPQDVFSSFKDEMGGFKACLSEDIQGVLCLYEASYLSIEGESILEEARVLAKKHLEACLQQNIDENLAILVSHALELPLHWRMLRLEARWFIDAYERSQDMNPILLEFAKLDYNMVQAKHQEDLKYASRWWRSTRLGEKLSFARDRLMENFLWTVGEIFEPQFGYCRRMLTKVNAMITTIDDVYDVYGTLEELELFTDAVDRWDINAMDQLPEYMKICFLALYNSTNEMAYDLLKEQGSHIIAYLRKAWADLCKSYLLEAKWYHARYTPTLKEYLSNAWISISAPVILVHAFFFVTNPITEDALECLEQYCNIIRWSSIILRLSDDLGTSSDELKRGDVPKSIQCYMHETGACEEDAREHIKCLIGETWKKMNEDRVMESPFSQTFIGIAINLARMSQCMYQYGDGHGVQDRETKDRVLSLLIEPIPLV